From the Lolium rigidum isolate FL_2022 chromosome 2, APGP_CSIRO_Lrig_0.1, whole genome shotgun sequence genome, one window contains:
- the LOC124690475 gene encoding putative glycine-rich cell wall structural protein 1: MAATTKLIALSFVVLLSIGFTSASRMLASSSSASGGGSGGGGGGGGAGANGYGGGSGQGGATGYGETLVGSGYKYNQAKGAGGGGGEGGGGGSNGGAGSGSGTGGGIGSGASGSTGSGQANANGSGGGEGQGAGANGSSGQGAGAGGGEGNGESIVAPGPSAGGVSYSDAAGGGTGGGGGNSGNGGGEGTGAGNAGNDGTSGSANGQGSGNGGGIVKGVAQGPSVGVGSGAGSGAAQTASDGPSGSGYAAGSGAGGGGGAGGSENGGVASGGGTGQGSGSGSYP, from the coding sequence ATGGCTGCTACCACTAAGCTTATAGCTCTTAGCTTTGTTGTCCTCTTGAGCATTGGCTTCACCAGTGCTTCACGTATGTTAGCTAGCTCATCCAGCGCCTCAGGAGGAGGGTCGggaggcggaggtggtggtggtggggcggGTGCAAATGGatacggcggaggaagcggacaaGGTGGTGCCACTGGATACGGCGAAACCTTGGTAGGTTCAGGTTACAAGTATAACCAGGCGAAGGGagctggtggaggaggaggagaaggtggcggtggtggttcaAACGGCGGAGCAGGATCTGGTTCTGGGACCGGCGGTGGCATCGGCTCTGGTGCGAGTGGTTCTACTGGCAGTGGGCAGGCCAATGCTAATGGTAGTGGTGGGGGTGAGGGCCAAGGTGCTGGCGCCAATGGGTCTAGCGGACAAGGAGCCGGAGCAGGCGGTGGTGAAGGAAATGGTGAGAGTATCGTAGCACCAGGTCCATCTGCTGGTGGTGTTAGCTACTCCGATGCCGCTGGTGGTGgtaccggtggtggcggcgggaaCAGTGGAAATGGTGGCGGAGAAGGAACTGGAGCTGGAAATGCCGGTAACGACGGCACCTCGGGCAGTGCCAATGGACAGGGTAGCGGCAACGGTGGCGGCATAGTTAAAGGTGTTGCTCAAGGGCCAAGCGTCGGAGTTGGGTCTGGTGCAGGCTCCGGAGCTGCACAGACCGCTAGCGATGGACCTTCTGGTTCAGGCTATGCTGCCGGAAGCGgtgccggtggcggtggtggtgcaggtggaaGCGAGAATGGCGGGGTTGCCAGCGGTGGAGGCACGGGACAAGGGTCCGGCAGCGGATCATACCCTTAA